Proteins found in one Maridesulfovibrio sp. genomic segment:
- a CDS encoding PAS domain S-box protein: MFNKYRHTLIMKMIFSGGITLLLSIILWTSFNVVFFKKNVTGNIQSDIAMLSDTVLLSLHHAMMLDSKEFIQNDINNITRQGDIKSIRIINKKGQIIYSNDPDEIGNLIDVKSPPCWNCHKQDNPPDTMSLEQRTRFKTVNGKKFMGIMTPIPNSKGCAPGPCHVHSVNEKLLGLLDLEISTEKKNSILATFEKANFGIAMIVFIATFGALFIFAYNFIFKPISRLITATREFGSEQDFVEIQLDQTDEIGTLAEAFNMMGKQVQEKHRDLLEQKEEYRDLFDNVPCLVCVVDLNFRVIRHNKAYEKHFGLPRGRQCYQVNKNRDCKCEQCPVERTFDDLTPHMSEESGLSKTGKPIHWIVYTSPIKDREGNIVAAMEMMLDITRRKELEESLAASEQRYHAIFDSIPEAVFVLDAENLNILNCNDPVEEIYGYTRKMILGNSFLTLFREEEQADYEHLLKVKTEIGPCSQFTKSGKSIYVILRISPADFDGNRTLIITCSDVTKKLEAEQQLIQASKMSTLGEMASGVAHELNQPLAILKTISNLLLRKASRGQQVEPKILHEMAEGVDTHVNRASKIIDHMREFGRKSDMKTMPVQVNDVLRRGFDFFSRQLTLRNIYVEWNLNSHLPIIMADSNRLEQVVINLLINARDAIEERWKDAVPLAEDKKIYISTDFTEKIISIEICDTGPGIPGHIQTRLFEPFFTTKDVGKGTGLGLSISYGIIKDYNGTIVASTKPDQGACFTITFPRGDKTEDD; this comes from the coding sequence ATGATCTTCTCAGGTGGCATCACCCTGCTCCTGAGCATTATCCTCTGGACCAGCTTCAATGTAGTCTTTTTCAAGAAAAATGTTACGGGTAATATCCAGTCCGATATTGCCATGCTTTCCGATACCGTACTGCTCAGTCTGCATCATGCAATGATGCTCGATTCCAAAGAATTCATACAAAATGACATCAATAATATCACCAGACAGGGCGATATCAAATCCATCAGGATTATCAATAAAAAAGGGCAGATAATCTACTCCAACGACCCTGACGAAATCGGCAATCTTATCGATGTCAAGAGCCCGCCCTGCTGGAATTGCCATAAGCAGGATAATCCACCCGACACAATGAGCCTGGAACAGCGAACCCGCTTTAAAACAGTAAACGGGAAAAAGTTCATGGGCATCATGACTCCTATTCCTAATTCAAAAGGGTGCGCTCCCGGACCCTGCCACGTTCACTCTGTTAATGAAAAGCTGCTCGGGCTGCTGGATCTTGAAATTTCAACAGAGAAAAAAAATTCCATACTGGCGACATTTGAAAAAGCTAATTTCGGCATAGCGATGATAGTTTTTATCGCCACATTCGGGGCGCTTTTCATCTTTGCTTATAACTTCATTTTCAAACCCATCAGCAGGCTGATAACCGCCACCCGGGAATTCGGTTCGGAGCAGGATTTTGTTGAGATTCAGCTTGACCAGACTGATGAAATCGGAACGCTCGCCGAAGCCTTTAATATGATGGGCAAGCAGGTGCAGGAAAAGCATCGCGATCTGCTGGAACAGAAAGAAGAATACCGCGACCTTTTCGACAATGTCCCTTGCCTTGTTTGTGTTGTTGATCTTAATTTTCGCGTCATCCGGCACAACAAAGCGTATGAAAAGCATTTCGGACTTCCCCGCGGCAGGCAGTGCTATCAGGTAAACAAGAATCGTGACTGCAAATGCGAGCAATGTCCGGTGGAAAGAACCTTTGATGATCTCACCCCGCACATGAGTGAAGAATCCGGCCTTTCCAAGACCGGCAAACCCATACACTGGATCGTCTATACATCTCCCATCAAAGACCGGGAAGGCAACATTGTAGCCGCAATGGAAATGATGCTTGATATTACCCGGCGTAAGGAACTGGAAGAAAGTCTCGCCGCTTCCGAACAACGCTATCATGCTATTTTTGATTCAATTCCGGAAGCCGTGTTCGTGCTCGATGCGGAGAATTTAAACATACTTAATTGTAATGATCCGGTGGAAGAAATATATGGCTACACCCGTAAAATGATTCTTGGAAATTCCTTCCTGACACTTTTCCGGGAAGAGGAACAAGCAGATTATGAACATCTGCTTAAGGTTAAGACGGAAATAGGTCCCTGTTCACAATTCACGAAAAGCGGAAAATCCATTTACGTAATCCTGCGAATCTCTCCAGCTGATTTTGACGGCAACCGGACCCTGATCATAACCTGCAGCGATGTGACCAAAAAACTTGAAGCTGAACAGCAACTGATTCAAGCCAGCAAGATGAGCACTCTAGGAGAAATGGCTTCCGGGGTGGCTCACGAATTGAACCAACCGCTTGCTATTCTCAAGACAATCAGCAACCTGCTTTTACGCAAAGCTTCCCGAGGCCAGCAGGTGGAGCCTAAAATATTGCACGAGATGGCCGAAGGCGTTGACACACACGTAAACCGGGCCAGCAAAATCATCGATCACATGCGTGAATTCGGCCGTAAGTCGGACATGAAAACCATGCCGGTACAAGTAAATGATGTACTGCGGCGTGGGTTCGATTTCTTTAGCAGACAGTTGACCCTGCGCAACATCTATGTGGAATGGAACCTGAACAGTCACCTGCCCATAATTATGGCCGATTCCAACCGTCTGGAACAGGTGGTCATTAACCTGCTGATAAATGCCCGTGACGCCATAGAAGAACGCTGGAAAGATGCTGTTCCCCTTGCCGAAGACAAAAAGATATACATTTCCACGGACTTCACAGAAAAAATAATCAGCATTGAGATTTGCGACACAGGGCCGGGGATTCCCGGACACATACAGACCAGACTTTTCGAGCCCTTTTTTACCACCAAAGACGTCGGCAAAGGGACAGGACTGGGGCTGTCCATCTCTTATGGGATAATAAAGGACTATAACGGAACCATCGTCGCATCCACCAAACCGGATCAGGGAGCCTGTTTTACCATCACTTTCCCGCGCGGGGATAAAACAGAGGACGACTAA
- a CDS encoding mechanosensitive ion channel domain-containing protein: MDFQELFIFQDVELFVYIIGVTIVAFILYFWVNIRVSSYKEGRVSRIKGLVITDPETLSPMPTEIFTAKETKHQERKIIKGVRSRFTVIQRAFLYFVAIIWAFAVTMPFIGNVPSTMLSVIVATTTVIVGIAAKPFVENLICGIVISFSSQIRVGDTLIIDKQYGTVEDISITHTKIKTWDWKRYVIPNSRMLTKEFTNLNLDDSRLWSYLEFCVAFDSDMELVRDIAIEVSSQSEYATSSEDPQFWVMRMEKESIVCWIAAWAETPAEAWNLKSDMAIRLSKSLQEHNISTHLSKVDLCSRHDCAF; the protein is encoded by the coding sequence ATGGATTTTCAAGAATTATTTATATTCCAAGATGTTGAGTTGTTTGTTTATATTATAGGTGTGACTATTGTCGCTTTTATTTTGTATTTTTGGGTGAATATAAGGGTCTCTTCTTATAAGGAAGGTCGTGTTTCCCGTATTAAAGGCCTTGTAATAACAGATCCGGAAACACTCTCACCTATGCCGACAGAGATTTTTACAGCAAAAGAAACAAAGCATCAGGAGAGGAAAATAATTAAAGGCGTCAGGTCACGTTTTACTGTGATACAAAGGGCCTTTTTATATTTCGTTGCTATTATTTGGGCTTTTGCTGTGACTATGCCTTTTATCGGTAATGTACCAAGCACTATGCTGTCTGTGATTGTGGCAACAACTACTGTTATTGTAGGTATTGCGGCAAAGCCTTTTGTTGAAAATCTGATATGCGGTATAGTAATTAGTTTTTCCAGCCAGATCAGAGTAGGGGATACTCTCATTATTGATAAGCAATACGGAACGGTTGAAGATATTTCTATAACCCATACTAAGATTAAGACTTGGGACTGGAAACGTTATGTTATCCCTAACAGTCGAATGCTGACAAAAGAATTTACAAATTTAAATCTGGATGATTCCCGGCTGTGGTCATATCTTGAGTTTTGCGTCGCTTTTGACTCAGATATGGAGCTTGTTCGTGATATTGCTATAGAGGTATCTTCACAAAGTGAATACGCTACTTCCAGCGAAGATCCGCAATTCTGGGTAATGCGGATGGAAAAGGAAAGTATTGTCTGTTGGATTGCCGCGTGGGCTGAAACTCCTGCAGAAGCTTGGAATCTTAAAAGTGATATGGCTATAAGACTGAGTAAGTCATTGCAAGAACACAATATATCCACACATTTATCAAAAGTTGATTTGTGCTCCCGTCATGATTGCGCATTTTAG